A single region of the Nicotiana sylvestris chromosome 6, ASM39365v2, whole genome shotgun sequence genome encodes:
- the LOC104227236 gene encoding DNA-dependent metalloprotease WSS1-like has translation MNLGDLNKVWEIKALKRKPKHEEATKILERIAKQVQPIMRKHNWRVKLLSEFCPKRPALLGLNVGAGIHVKLRLRRPNNDEQFYPYNEVLDTMLHELCHNTHGPHNASFYRLWDEIRKECEDLMTKGISGTGEGFDLPGRRLGGLFPQPSISSLRQTAAAAAENRARLKLLLPSGPRRLGGDHSIKSALTPIQAAAMAAERRLQDNIWCGSESCDLSDIDENSNSLPEPLPPQHTSDRPETPNGFDALSSKVTSRKRSRESNSISSSRSLHGTKPLPNHDKEIARKVGQAEGTFHTVPSRGYPGSFVDLSGNASSSTSMHGHDDLHGPEEPMMWECLMCTLLNPPLAPVCKLCQNQKPKDVDDRNSMWSCKLCTLDNSLKLDHCTACGEWRYSHGPPIATPAPNLGT, from the exons ATGAATTTGGGGGATCTAAACAAGGTATGGGAAATCAAAGCTCTGAAGCGAAAACCCAAACATGAAGAGGCCACCAAGATTCTTGAGAGAATTGCTAAACAGGTTCAGCCCATTATGCGTAAGCATAATTGGAGAGTCAAACTTTTATCTGAATTctg CCCGAAAAGACCAGCGCTATTGGGGTTAAATGTAGGAGCGGGTATACATGTAAAGCTGAGGCTTCGAAGGCCCAACAATGATGAGCAATTTTACCCATACAATGAAGTTCTGGATACTATGCTTCATGAACTTTGCCATAACACTCATGGTCCGCACAATGCCAGTTTCTACAGGCTCTGGGATGAAATTAGAAAG GAATGTGAAGATTTAATGACTAAAGGGATAAGTGGCACAGGAGAAGGGTTTGATCTCCCTGGAAGACGATTAGGGGGCCTTTTCCCACAGCCATCTATATCATCTCTCCGCCAAACTGCAGCTGCTGCTGCTGAAAATAGAGCACGTCTTAAGTTGTTGCTACCATCTGGGCCTAGACGTCTGGGTGGTGACCATTCTATCAAGTCTGCACTTACTCCAATTCAAGCTGCAGCAATGGCTGCAGAAAGGAGATTACAGGATAATATTTGGTGTGGCTCTGAATCATGTGACTTATCTGACATTGATGAAAATTCTAATTCATTGCCTGAGCCTTTGCCACCACAGCATACTTCTGATAGACCCGAGACTCCTAATGGGTTTGATGCACTGTCTTCTAAGGTAACATCTCGTAAAAGAAGTCGAGAATCGAATTCTATATCATCCTCAAGGTCCTTGCATGGCACTAAGCCCCTGCCTAACCACGACAAAGAAATTGCTCGCAAAGTTGGTCAGGCAGAAGGGACTTTTCATACCGTGCCATCAAGGGGTTATCCAGGGTCCTTTGTTGATTTAAGTGGAAATGCTTCAAGTTCTACATCCATGCATGGCCATGATGACTTACACGGTCCCGAGGAACCAATGATGTGGGAGTGTTTAATGTGCACTTTGTTGAACCCA CCATTGGCTCCTGTATGTAAGCTTTGTCAAAACCAAAAGCCCAAAGATGTGGATGACAGAAATAGTATGTGGTCATGCAAGCTCTGTACGCTGGATAACAGTCTGAAGTTGGATCACTGCACAGCCTGTGGAGAGTGGAGATATTCTCATGGCCCTCCTATTGCAACACCAGCACCCAATCTTGGCACCTGA